The following coding sequences lie in one Maribacter forsetii DSM 18668 genomic window:
- a CDS encoding ABC transporter permease, whose protein sequence is MFRNHLKIAWRSLKKDKLFAAIKIGGFAVGIAACLLIALFIRNEVGYDQHYANKGQMYRVVLEGMYKGEVMKSTHFQLPFADALQSDFPEIIKAGKVNTTGIFGAGKRGIRLAGEKQNNLEDGFLLADQEAFEILEVQLEQGNANTALANPKSIVISESKAAKYFKDGTIIGETIILDNDATKPYTVTGVMKDAPKNSHLAYDFLIPIEDTNASWTNQNYFTYILVDPNTDVQQLEKKMVSIVEDYIIPAQRERGRAPDFIDVLRTMEYKLQPITDIHLYSDIKMADGLKHGDIRFVWLFAAIAGFVLLLAVINFINLSTAKSANRAKEVGLRKTIGAYKSNLVVQFMTESIMFSFVSFILGVLLAWALLPSFNSIASKTIEMPWSVWWFMPIILVSALLVGSLAGLYPAFYLSAFKPVNVLKGSLSIGSKSGKLRSGLVIFQFSTSVILIIATLIIYQQMDFILQKELGYDKEQVVILEGTGVLGNSAENFKVQLLQLPQVKSATISNYLPVDGGSRNGNTFRREDEGNEGRGIPAQIWRVDYDYIKTLGITLKTGRDFSKQFASDSLNSIIINANMERELGLDNAVGKEINNNGQLFTVIGVVDDFHFKSLKEDISSLSLVIGKDLGSISLKLEKGNVNQALASIESVWNKNIPNQSINYSFLDQEFSRMHDDVERMGKIFNSFALFAILVACLGLFALSAFMVEQRKKEISIRLVLGAPFKSIYQLLTLDFMKLILVSIIIAIPIGWFIMSRWLQDFAYHITIGWGIFLAAGLIALTIAILTISYQSVGAALIQPLKSLRKE, encoded by the coding sequence ATGTTTAGAAACCATCTTAAAATTGCTTGGAGAAGTTTAAAGAAAGATAAGCTCTTTGCCGCTATAAAAATTGGCGGTTTCGCTGTTGGTATAGCAGCATGTCTTTTAATAGCATTGTTCATTCGCAATGAGGTGGGTTATGATCAACACTACGCCAATAAGGGTCAAATGTACCGTGTAGTTCTAGAAGGTATGTATAAAGGTGAGGTAATGAAAAGCACACACTTTCAATTACCTTTTGCAGATGCCTTGCAAAGCGATTTTCCTGAAATTATAAAAGCAGGAAAAGTTAATACAACAGGAATATTTGGAGCAGGTAAACGTGGTATTAGATTAGCTGGTGAGAAACAAAATAACCTAGAAGACGGATTCTTACTTGCGGACCAAGAAGCATTTGAGATTTTAGAAGTTCAGCTCGAACAAGGTAATGCCAACACTGCATTGGCAAATCCGAAGAGCATTGTTATTTCAGAATCTAAAGCAGCAAAATATTTTAAAGATGGAACGATTATAGGCGAAACAATCATTTTAGACAATGATGCTACAAAGCCATATACCGTTACCGGTGTTATGAAAGATGCACCTAAAAACTCGCATTTAGCATACGATTTTTTAATTCCCATTGAGGATACCAATGCAAGTTGGACCAATCAAAACTACTTCACTTATATTCTAGTAGACCCAAATACAGATGTTCAGCAACTAGAGAAAAAAATGGTTTCTATTGTTGAAGACTACATCATTCCCGCGCAAAGAGAAAGAGGGCGTGCACCAGATTTTATTGATGTGCTAAGAACCATGGAATATAAATTGCAGCCGATAACAGATATTCATCTGTATTCAGATATTAAAATGGCAGATGGTCTAAAGCATGGCGATATCAGATTCGTTTGGCTATTTGCGGCTATTGCAGGTTTCGTATTACTGTTGGCAGTAATCAATTTTATAAATCTTTCTACTGCAAAATCAGCAAATAGAGCAAAAGAAGTGGGACTTAGAAAAACTATAGGTGCTTACAAAAGCAATTTGGTAGTACAGTTCATGACCGAATCAATAATGTTCAGTTTTGTCTCTTTTATTTTAGGGGTTTTATTGGCTTGGGCATTATTGCCGTCATTCAATTCTATCGCATCAAAAACAATTGAAATGCCGTGGTCAGTGTGGTGGTTCATGCCTATTATATTAGTTTCTGCACTGTTGGTGGGGTCTTTGGCAGGACTTTATCCTGCATTTTATTTATCAGCTTTTAAACCAGTAAACGTTCTAAAAGGAAGTTTAAGCATAGGTAGTAAAAGCGGAAAACTAAGAAGCGGACTCGTTATTTTTCAATTTTCTACATCTGTAATTCTGATTATAGCCACATTGATTATTTACCAACAAATGGATTTTATACTTCAAAAAGAATTGGGCTATGATAAAGAACAAGTGGTCATTCTAGAAGGAACAGGAGTTTTAGGAAATAGCGCAGAGAATTTTAAAGTACAATTACTACAATTACCACAAGTAAAATCGGCAACGATATCTAATTATTTACCAGTAGATGGTGGTAGTAGAAACGGCAATACCTTTAGAAGAGAAGATGAAGGTAATGAAGGCAGAGGCATACCTGCCCAAATTTGGAGAGTAGATTACGACTACATAAAAACACTGGGTATTACTCTAAAAACAGGTAGAGATTTCTCCAAGCAGTTTGCTTCAGACTCTTTGAATTCCATCATTATAAATGCTAATATGGAAAGAGAGCTAGGCTTGGATAATGCCGTTGGAAAAGAGATTAATAACAACGGACAACTATTTACTGTAATAGGGGTGGTTGATGATTTTCATTTTAAATCTCTAAAAGAAGATATTTCTTCATTGTCTTTAGTAATTGGTAAAGATTTGGGGTCCATATCGTTGAAGTTGGAAAAAGGAAATGTTAATCAGGCATTGGCATCTATCGAATCTGTATGGAATAAAAACATACCCAATCAGTCTATAAATTATAGCTTTTTAGACCAAGAGTTTAGTCGTATGCATGACGATGTAGAGCGTATGGGTAAGATATTCAACAGCTTTGCACTGTTCGCTATATTGGTAGCATGTTTAGGGTTGTTTGCACTCTCTGCCTTTATGGTAGAACAACGTAAAAAAGAGATCAGTATTCGGTTGGTTTTAGGCGCACCATTTAAAAGTATATACCAATTACTGACCTTAGATTTTATGAAGCTTATTTTGGTATCCATCATTATTGCAATCCCTATTGGTTGGTTCATTATGAGCCGTTGGTTACAAGATTTCGCCTATCACATTACCATCGGTTGGGGCATATTTCTAGCTGCAGGTTTAATAGCATTAACCATTGCAATACTGACCATAAGTTATCAATCTGTTGGTGCAGCATTAATACAACCTTTGAAAAGTTTACGAAAAGAATAA
- a CDS encoding ABC transporter ATP-binding protein — protein MITITNLKKSFRTEEVETLALNSVNLKVEDGEFVAIMGPSGCGKSTLLNIIGMLDNPTDGSYNFAGNEVGGLKESERTQLRKGNLGFVFQSFNLIDELTVFENVELPLIYLKMGKAERKEKVMKVLERMKIAHREKHFPQQLSGGQQQRVAISRAVVTNPKLILADEPTGNLDSKNGIEVMNLLTELNQEGTTIVMVTHSDRDSHYAHRVVNLFDGQIVTESQNRAIGAMM, from the coding sequence ATGATAACTATTACCAACCTTAAAAAAAGTTTTAGAACAGAAGAAGTAGAAACTTTGGCATTGAACAGTGTCAACCTAAAAGTAGAAGATGGAGAATTTGTTGCCATTATGGGACCGTCTGGTTGTGGTAAGTCTACATTGTTGAATATCATTGGTATGTTAGACAACCCTACTGATGGCAGCTATAATTTTGCCGGGAATGAAGTAGGCGGACTAAAAGAAAGCGAACGTACCCAATTAAGAAAAGGTAATCTAGGCTTCGTATTCCAAAGCTTTAATTTGATAGATGAACTTACTGTTTTTGAAAATGTAGAGCTACCGCTGATTTACTTAAAAATGGGCAAAGCAGAGCGTAAAGAAAAAGTAATGAAAGTATTGGAGCGTATGAAAATAGCACATAGAGAAAAGCATTTTCCGCAGCAATTATCGGGTGGTCAGCAGCAACGTGTAGCTATTTCTAGGGCAGTAGTAACCAATCCTAAATTAATACTGGCAGATGAGCCAACCGGTAATCTAGATTCCAAAAACGGAATAGAGGTAATGAACCTATTAACAGAATTAAACCAAGAGGGAACCACCATAGTTATGGTAACACACTCTGACAGAGATTCGCATTATGCACATAGAGTGGTAAACCTATTTGACGGTCAAATAGTAACTGAAAGTCAGAACAGGGCAATCGGAGCCATGATGTAG
- a CDS encoding efflux RND transporter periplasmic adaptor subunit, translated as MDIKLEKKKGLKTKHYGYIALGVLLLFVGYQLLFANSVSTFRTEKDKLSIASVSAGKFDDYITINGSVAPIATIYMDAYEGGRVSEKLIEEGAMVKKGDIILKLENMNLYEQILASESNLALKQNDLRSTKLNFDSRQVEGRRSLATVSTDLQRLKRNYEQNKALFDDELISREAFQLSKENYELSQKQHEIVKLQTEQDDELRETSLRGLDTDLARMQKTLGMVYQRLDHLNVRAPADGQLGFLDAEIGQSISQGQRIGQINVLTDYKIEAEIDEHYIDRVKRDLVAVLERNGTEFPLRLRKVYPEVRNGRFKVDLVFTDNKPETIRSGQSYNIKLQLGESNDALLLPKGSFFQSTGGQWIFVVNADGGEAIKRNIRIGKQNSRYYEVLEGLEPGEKVITSNYDNFGEAERIVLK; from the coding sequence ATGGATATAAAATTAGAAAAGAAAAAAGGATTAAAAACAAAACACTACGGCTACATTGCACTTGGCGTATTGCTGCTATTTGTTGGCTACCAACTGTTATTTGCCAATTCTGTATCAACCTTTAGAACAGAAAAAGATAAGTTGTCTATTGCTTCGGTTTCCGCCGGTAAATTTGATGATTATATTACTATTAACGGTAGTGTTGCGCCAATAGCCACCATTTATATGGATGCCTACGAAGGTGGTCGTGTAAGCGAAAAATTGATTGAAGAAGGAGCTATGGTAAAGAAAGGCGATATCATCTTGAAGTTGGAAAACATGAATTTGTACGAGCAGATTTTAGCAAGTGAAAGTAACTTGGCATTAAAGCAAAACGATTTACGTTCTACCAAATTAAATTTCGATTCTAGGCAAGTAGAAGGTAGAAGATCATTAGCTACCGTGAGTACAGACTTACAACGTTTAAAAAGAAATTATGAGCAGAACAAAGCCTTGTTCGATGATGAATTAATTTCTAGGGAAGCATTTCAATTATCTAAAGAGAACTATGAGTTGTCGCAAAAACAGCATGAAATTGTAAAGCTACAGACCGAGCAAGATGATGAATTAAGAGAAACATCATTAAGAGGTTTAGATACAGATTTAGCACGTATGCAGAAAACATTGGGTATGGTGTACCAGAGGTTGGATCACTTAAATGTACGTGCCCCTGCGGATGGTCAATTAGGATTTTTAGACGCAGAAATTGGACAGAGCATTTCACAAGGTCAGCGAATAGGACAGATAAATGTTCTTACTGATTATAAAATCGAAGCGGAAATAGATGAGCACTATATTGATAGGGTTAAAAGAGATTTGGTTGCGGTTTTAGAGCGTAACGGTACCGAATTTCCATTGCGATTGCGAAAAGTATATCCTGAGGTAAGAAACGGTAGGTTTAAAGTAGATTTAGTGTTTACCGATAACAAACCAGAAACCATTCGCTCAGGTCAGAGTTACAATATTAAATTACAATTAGGTGAATCTAACGATGCACTTTTATTACCAAAAGGAAGCTTCTTTCAAAGCACTGGTGGACAATGGATTTTTGTTGTGAATGCTGATGGCGGAGAAGCAATAAAAAGAAATATTAGAATAGGAAAGCAGAATTCTAGATACTATGAAGTATTGGAAGGCTTGGAACCTGGAGAAAAAGTAATTACAAGTAACTATGATAATTTCGGAGAAGCCGAGAGAATAGTATTAAAATAA
- a CDS encoding TolC family protein, with protein MNQKFKITTLLLLSIWSSIMAQDSWTLDECVAYALEHNLQLNDFKFTNQSNRETYRQSVRNLLPSVNASSSYLISYGRAEDPNTGTFVNQDFYSNNYSLESSIDLFQGFQKINSIKASKLLFKATEEEVLQQKYLLAFRVMQAFYDIQFFEGLVAISNEQLTVSQSNYNLVERQVELGLKAGADLYEAESLLLTDKLNVTQSNNQLATAKLTLIQEMNLEDTSEINIQKDFEDLTLDSDTDEMKSDSVYTEARGFLPMIKAQELRAKAAKKQVAVSRGALYPSLSFFAGIGTGYFETTRDTMGNTLPFRQQFRDNTSQYIGVNLSVPISNGWSARSRVKQSKIEKLRAENNLKTQEQELFQAIQLLVQDYNSLLVELVQSNQKVEAQNLAFTIAQKRYEKGLINALELFTAKNLFASAQNENLQVKLRSEINKSTLDFYRGLPVFNITAP; from the coding sequence ATGAATCAAAAATTTAAAATAACGACACTTTTACTGCTCTCTATTTGGAGTTCTATAATGGCTCAAGATAGTTGGACATTAGATGAATGTGTTGCCTATGCATTGGAGCATAATTTGCAGTTGAACGACTTTAAATTTACCAACCAATCTAATAGAGAAACGTACAGACAATCGGTTCGTAATTTACTACCATCTGTAAATGCATCTTCTAGTTACCTAATTAGTTATGGTAGAGCAGAGGATCCTAATACGGGTACATTTGTAAATCAAGATTTTTACTCGAACAACTATTCTTTAGAATCGTCTATAGATTTATTTCAGGGTTTCCAGAAAATCAATTCAATAAAAGCGTCAAAGTTGTTGTTCAAGGCAACCGAAGAGGAAGTATTACAGCAAAAATATTTGTTGGCATTTAGGGTGATGCAAGCCTTTTATGATATTCAGTTTTTTGAAGGATTGGTAGCTATATCAAATGAACAGTTGACCGTTTCTCAATCTAATTACAACCTAGTAGAAAGGCAAGTGGAACTAGGGTTGAAAGCTGGAGCGGATTTATATGAGGCGGAATCTTTATTATTGACCGATAAATTGAATGTTACGCAAAGCAACAATCAGTTGGCTACGGCAAAATTGACTTTGATTCAAGAAATGAATTTGGAGGATACGTCAGAAATAAACATTCAAAAAGATTTTGAAGACTTAACATTGGATTCTGATACCGATGAAATGAAATCTGATTCGGTTTATACCGAAGCACGTGGTTTTCTACCGATGATAAAAGCACAGGAATTAAGAGCTAAAGCAGCCAAAAAACAAGTGGCGGTTTCAAGAGGAGCTTTATATCCTTCACTATCTTTCTTTGCGGGCATTGGCACCGGATATTTTGAAACCACAAGAGATACAATGGGCAATACGCTACCATTTAGACAACAGTTTAGAGATAATACATCGCAATATATTGGTGTAAATTTAAGCGTGCCAATTAGCAACGGCTGGTCTGCGAGATCAAGGGTGAAACAATCTAAAATAGAAAAGTTACGTGCAGAGAATAATTTAAAGACACAAGAACAAGAACTGTTTCAAGCGATACAACTATTGGTTCAAGATTATAACTCTTTACTGGTAGAATTGGTACAGAGCAACCAAAAGGTAGAAGCGCAAAACCTGGCATTTACAATAGCTCAAAAGCGATATGAAAAAGGACTCATAAATGCTTTGGAACTTTTTACCGCCAAGAATTTATTCGCCAGTGCACAGAATGAAAATTTACAAGTTAAACTCCGTTCAGAAATCAATAAAAGCACATTAGATTTTTATCGAGGATTACCGGTATTCAATATTACAGCCCCCTAA
- a CDS encoding sigma-54-dependent transcriptional regulator, with product MIDAKILVVDDTKSVLSALEILLQFEYKSVQTISNPNLLTSFPNLKEIDIILLDMNFSAGVNTGNEGLYWLREIKKKASHISVIMMTAYGAVELAVEAIKEGATDFVLKPWNNERLLTTVKSAYELRKSQKEVQHLKQKESNLKQVINQNSNYIIGNSKALNSVLNLVQKVAKTDVNILVTGENGTGKELIARELHKSSARNNEVFISVDMGSISENLFESELFGHVKGSFTDAKDDRAGKFEAANGGTLFLDEIGNLSLQMQAKLLSVIQNRVVVRVGSNKPVPVDIRLVCATNCNLDQMVADGLFREDLLYRINTIQVQVPALRDRDNDVLVLSDFFLKKFASKYGKPSLKINQTAQEKLMTYPWPGNVRELLHTMERAVILSEGNVLKPTDFLLDTKTTVSIEGGPKTLEEMELVMINKALNDHEGNYSAAADQLGISRQTLYNKLKKSGK from the coding sequence ATGATAGATGCTAAAATACTTGTAGTAGATGATACCAAAAGTGTATTGAGCGCTTTAGAGATATTATTACAGTTTGAATATAAAAGTGTTCAAACCATATCAAACCCCAACCTGCTTACCTCTTTCCCAAACCTAAAGGAAATTGATATCATTTTATTGGATATGAACTTTTCTGCGGGAGTTAACACTGGTAACGAAGGATTATACTGGTTACGAGAGATAAAAAAGAAAGCTTCACATATATCGGTCATTATGATGACAGCTTATGGTGCCGTTGAACTTGCCGTTGAAGCCATTAAAGAAGGAGCTACCGATTTTGTATTGAAACCTTGGAACAATGAGCGACTATTAACTACCGTAAAATCTGCCTATGAGCTTAGAAAGTCTCAAAAAGAGGTACAGCATTTAAAACAGAAAGAGAGTAATCTTAAGCAAGTCATAAATCAGAATTCAAATTACATTATCGGGAATTCTAAAGCATTGAACAGTGTTTTAAACCTGGTACAGAAAGTTGCCAAGACAGATGTCAATATTTTAGTTACCGGAGAAAATGGAACGGGTAAAGAACTCATCGCCCGAGAGCTTCATAAATCATCCGCTAGAAATAACGAGGTTTTTATTTCGGTAGATATGGGGTCTATATCAGAGAATTTATTTGAAAGTGAACTTTTTGGTCATGTAAAAGGTTCCTTTACCGATGCTAAAGATGATCGCGCCGGTAAGTTTGAAGCTGCTAATGGCGGTACACTTTTCTTAGATGAAATAGGAAACCTATCGTTACAAATGCAGGCAAAATTATTATCTGTTATTCAGAACAGAGTCGTTGTGCGTGTGGGCTCCAACAAACCTGTACCAGTAGATATAAGATTGGTTTGCGCTACCAATTGCAATCTAGACCAAATGGTGGCTGACGGATTGTTTCGTGAAGATCTTTTATACCGAATAAATACCATACAAGTACAAGTACCAGCATTGCGAGATAGAGATAACGATGTACTAGTGCTTTCAGATTTCTTCTTGAAAAAATTCGCTAGTAAGTACGGCAAACCTAGTTTAAAAATAAACCAGACCGCGCAAGAGAAATTAATGACATACCCTTGGCCAGGCAATGTTAGAGAACTATTACATACTATGGAGCGTGCCGTTATTTTATCGGAAGGAAATGTTTTGAAACCAACTGATTTTCTTTTGGATACTAAAACAACGGTTAGTATAGAAGGTGGACCAAAAACCTTGGAAGAAATGGAGTTGGTAATGATCAACAAAGCGCTGAATGACCATGAAGGTAATTATAGTGCCGCCGCGGATCAATTAGGCATTTCTAGACAAACACTTTATAATAAACTTAAAAAATCTGGCAAATAA
- a CDS encoding sensor histidine kinase, whose product MVSKSIYYQLVFRIILIAVCALLTAFLFAKEHYLLGGILALVFIGQTYGLIHYVNQTNRKIAYFFDAIKNEDFTLRFPEKLSVKSIEELNQSLNMLNNMIQDIHLKKQAQEQYYQEILRQADIGIFTVNDKGHILYANPTVQNLLNYRPLNHVKQLKQIDPNLYSLFESLEPFESTLYSLGNERGKKELTLKCTPIAIEGKQLLLVIVHDIQKELDDKETDSWVKLIRVLTHEIMNTITPITSISESILKYFKKGNVLSTPEEFGELQIKNSAKGLEVIKEQGNDLMSFVQSYRTFLSVPEPDRELIPASKILERVRLLLQEYTNAHEIVLEVSSEPQDLELYIDEKQLTQILLNLGKNAQQALEGHDAGKIVITAGVDVNHKKFITVTDNGPGISPELLDEVFVPFFTTKNTGTGIGLSLSKQIMRMHGGSIRVVSTDTTTFTLTFQ is encoded by the coding sequence ATGGTTAGCAAAAGTATATACTACCAACTTGTTTTCAGGATTATTTTAATTGCAGTTTGCGCCTTGTTAACCGCATTTTTATTTGCTAAAGAACATTATCTTCTTGGTGGAATTTTAGCATTGGTTTTTATAGGACAAACATACGGACTCATACACTACGTAAACCAGACCAACAGAAAAATCGCTTATTTTTTTGATGCCATAAAAAATGAAGATTTTACTTTACGTTTTCCTGAAAAACTGAGTGTAAAATCTATTGAAGAACTCAACCAAAGCTTGAATATGCTGAATAACATGATTCAAGATATTCATCTTAAAAAACAGGCACAAGAGCAGTATTATCAAGAAATACTTAGACAAGCTGATATTGGGATATTCACTGTAAACGATAAAGGTCATATTCTTTACGCCAACCCTACGGTACAAAACTTATTAAATTACAGGCCTTTAAATCATGTTAAGCAATTAAAACAAATAGACCCTAATCTCTATAGTCTATTTGAATCTTTAGAGCCTTTTGAAAGCACGCTATATTCTTTAGGAAATGAGCGAGGTAAAAAAGAATTGACTTTAAAGTGTACACCAATTGCTATTGAAGGCAAGCAGTTATTATTGGTTATTGTCCATGATATTCAAAAAGAACTGGATGATAAAGAAACCGATTCTTGGGTAAAACTAATACGTGTTTTAACCCATGAAATCATGAATACCATTACGCCGATAACTTCTATCTCTGAATCTATCTTAAAATACTTTAAGAAAGGGAATGTGCTTTCTACGCCCGAAGAATTTGGCGAACTTCAAATAAAAAATTCCGCAAAAGGTTTAGAGGTTATTAAAGAACAAGGAAATGATTTAATGAGTTTTGTACAGTCTTACCGCACATTTTTAAGTGTACCTGAACCTGATCGAGAATTAATACCGGCTAGCAAGATTTTAGAAAGGGTACGCTTACTATTACAAGAATATACCAATGCACATGAAATTGTTCTTGAAGTTTCTTCAGAGCCACAAGATTTGGAACTTTATATTGATGAAAAACAGCTCACTCAAATATTACTAAACTTGGGAAAAAATGCGCAACAAGCATTGGAAGGTCATGATGCAGGTAAAATAGTAATAACTGCGGGCGTAGATGTCAACCACAAAAAATTTATTACGGTTACCGATAACGGTCCTGGAATTTCACCGGAATTATTAGATGAAGTTTTTGTGCCCTTTTTCACTACAAAAAACACAGGAACGGGAATCGGACTTAGTTTAAGCAAGCAAATTATGCGAATGCATGGTGGATCTATTCGGGTAGTGTCAACCGATACCACTACATTCACATTGACCTTTCAATAA
- a CDS encoding MGMT family protein, translated as MKPENENFFERVYQVARLIPEGRVTSYGAIAKYLGAARSARMVGWAMNASHNMDDIPAHRVVNKAGLLTGKHHFDGTNLMQQLLESEGVIIKELQIVNLEKYFWDPFTELKAEL; from the coding sequence ATGAAACCTGAAAATGAGAATTTCTTTGAAAGAGTATATCAGGTGGCACGATTAATACCTGAGGGGCGGGTGACATCCTATGGTGCAATAGCCAAATATTTAGGTGCGGCACGTAGCGCAAGAATGGTAGGCTGGGCAATGAACGCATCGCACAATATGGATGATATTCCAGCGCATAGAGTAGTCAATAAAGCCGGATTACTTACCGGTAAGCATCATTTTGACGGTACCAACCTCATGCAACAACTTTTAGAGTCTGAGGGAGTAATCATAAAAGAACTTCAAATTGTAAACCTTGAAAAATACTTCTGGGATCCTTTTACGGAACTTAAAGCAGAATTGTAA
- a CDS encoding LysE family transporter has protein sequence MQQLPTLFVFTFGAAFFASLPPGLLNLNAAKTSVEKGKANGIIFGLGVALAVMLQTYIAVRIAKLISRNQHVIEVLLQLALGIFFVLAIVFFIKGRKQENKPLILTETKKRNSFSKGVFLALINLLAIPYYSGLNTVFHSQGFMTFKIIDEVLFILAAGSGTFLAMYLYVIYFNKWEHKTTSFSKNSNFILSGLMVLLFVITAFRLFN, from the coding sequence ATGCAACAATTGCCAACCTTATTTGTATTTACCTTTGGTGCAGCCTTTTTTGCATCATTACCACCGGGTCTACTTAATTTAAACGCTGCCAAAACCAGTGTTGAAAAGGGTAAGGCAAACGGAATAATATTTGGGTTGGGGGTAGCATTGGCCGTAATGCTACAGACGTACATTGCAGTACGGATTGCAAAACTGATTTCAAGAAACCAACATGTAATAGAAGTATTGCTGCAATTGGCACTAGGTATCTTTTTTGTGCTGGCTATTGTCTTCTTTATAAAGGGTAGAAAGCAAGAGAATAAGCCGCTAATACTTACCGAAACTAAAAAAAGAAACAGTTTTTCTAAAGGGGTGTTCTTGGCACTTATCAATCTTTTGGCAATACCTTATTATAGCGGATTAAATACGGTTTTCCATTCTCAAGGGTTTATGACCTTTAAAATCATAGATGAGGTTTTGTTTATACTGGCAGCGGGTAGTGGTACTTTTTTGGCCATGTACTTATATGTGATTTATTTTAATAAGTGGGAACATAAAACAACGTCGTTCTCTAAGAACAGTAATTTTATTTTAAGCGGATTAATGGTGTTGTTATTTGTAATTACCGCTTTTAGATTGTTTAATTAA
- the trmB gene encoding tRNA (guanosine(46)-N7)-methyltransferase TrmB, which translates to MGSKNKLKRFQENETFSNVIQPTRDEVVGGFPLKGKWNTHFKNDNPIVLELGCGKGEYTVGLAKKFPNKNFIGIDIKGARFWKGAKEAIEEDLPNVCFIRTQIELVDHLFEKEEVSEIWITFPDPQIKYKRTKHRMTNAVFLERYKQVLKPEGTVNLKTDSEFMHGYTLGLLHGLGLEVLYANHDVYKNEGSPKEVLEIQTFYENQYLEKGKPITFIRFKVN; encoded by the coding sequence GTGGGAAGTAAGAATAAATTAAAAAGATTTCAGGAAAACGAGACGTTTTCAAACGTAATTCAACCAACAAGAGATGAAGTGGTAGGCGGTTTTCCGTTAAAAGGAAAGTGGAATACCCATTTCAAAAATGACAACCCTATTGTATTGGAATTGGGTTGTGGTAAAGGGGAGTATACCGTTGGCTTGGCAAAGAAATTTCCGAACAAGAATTTTATTGGTATCGATATCAAAGGAGCCCGTTTTTGGAAAGGTGCTAAAGAAGCCATTGAAGAAGATTTGCCTAATGTTTGTTTTATACGAACGCAAATAGAATTGGTTGATCATCTTTTTGAAAAAGAAGAAGTATCTGAAATTTGGATCACCTTCCCAGATCCACAGATAAAATATAAACGTACCAAGCACCGTATGACCAATGCGGTATTTTTGGAGCGCTACAAACAAGTGCTAAAGCCAGAAGGTACCGTGAATCTTAAAACAGATAGTGAGTTCATGCATGGGTATACTTTGGGCTTATTGCACGGCCTTGGATTAGAGGTACTTTATGCCAACCATGATGTGTATAAAAATGAAGGCAGCCCTAAAGAAGTCTTGGAAATACAGACTTTCTATGAAAATCAGTATCTTGAAAAGGGAAAACCTATTACGTTCATTAGGTTCAAGGTAAACTGA